The Planctellipticum variicoloris DNA window GTCGGTGAGTCGTCAGTTGCGGCGGAACTCGAAGGATCGGAGCAACTTTCGCGGACCGAGAATTTCGGTGCGGGGGCAACCGCTGATTGTTGAACGGCCAGCGTCGTGAACCTGGATGCCGTCCGCTTGCGTCTTGAGCCCCGAAGCGGGCGACGGGCTGTAGCCACGGGTGAAACGGAGTCCGCCGCCAGGCGGACGGAGTGCAACCCGTGGAAAACGACGCCCGACACTCTCAACCGCCCCGGATGGGGCGGCGGAGGGGCAGGCCGGTGAGTCGAGCGATGGGGCGCAGGTTCCTTCGCCCCTCGGCGGTTCCTCGGATATCGTTCGGGACCGATCCACGAGTTACGGGTCGGGCGCAGCGAAGAACGGCCCGGACGTCGGCTTTGGCGAAATGCTAACCGCCGACTGCCCCCCCGAACCAGGAGGGGGTTGCCGACTCGAACTTCCCCCGCTCCGTCACTATGATGGAGAACGTGTCCATTTCCCTGACGGCCCAGTCCTCCTCAATCCTGCCGGAGTGCTGCCTGTATGGCCTCCGAGATCGCGGAACCTGTTGTCGCCGATGACCGCTCCGTCGGCATCGTCCAGACGCAATATGCCGAGTTGTTTCAACCCCCCGCTCCCCTGGTGCTGGAGAGCGGAGAACGACTGGGTCCGATCCGCGTCGCCTACGAGACCTACGGCGAACTCTCCCCCCGCGCGGACAACGCCATCTTCGTCTGCCATGCCCTGACCGGCGACGCGCACGTCGCCGGTCGGCACTCGCCGGACAGCAGGAAGAGCGGCTGGTGGGACAGCCTGGTCGGTCCCGGCAGGACGCTCGATACCGACCGGTACTTCGTGATCTGCGCCAACGTCCTGGGGGGCTGCCAGGGAACGACCGGCCCCAGCTCCATCGACCCCGCAACCGACAAGCCGTTCGGGCTCCGCTTCCCGTTCCTGACCGTCGGGGATATCGTCGAAGTCCATCAGGCGCTGGTGAAGAGCCTGGGGATCGAGACTCTGCTGGCGGTCATCGGCGGCAGCCTCGGCGGCATGCAGGTCCTGGAATGGGTCGCCCGCCATCCGAAAGCCGTTCGATCGGCGATCTGCCTCGCTTCCGCCTCGCGCCTGTCGGCCCAGGGGATCGCCTTTAACGCCGTCGGTCGCCGGGCGATCTATGCCGATCCCAATTTTCAGAACGGCGACTACTACATGGCCGAGCGCGGCCCGGACGGCTCTCGCCGATTCGGCGAGGACGGTCCGCGATTCGGGCTGGCGCTGGCCCGCATGCTGGCGCACATCACCTACCTGTCGGAACTGTCGATCGAGCACAAGTTCGGCCGTCGACTGCAGCACAGCGACCAGCTCGCCTACCAGCTCCAGCGCGAGACCGAGTTCCAGATCGAGAGCTATCTGCACTATCAGGGCCAGCGGTTCGTCGAGCGGTTCGACGCCAACAGCTATCTCTATCTGACTCGGGCCATGGACTACTTCGACCTGGCGACGAAGTACGGCTCGCTGGAGAACGCTCTCGGACGGACCCAGGCCCGGTTTTTTGTCGCGTCCTACCACAGCGACTGGCTGTTTCCGATGTCGCAGAGCCGGGAGATCGTCCACGCGCTCGTCAGCGCCCGTCGGCATGCCACCTATCTTGAACTCGAAAGCGTCTTCGGCCACGACTCGTTTCTGATCGAAGTCGAGCAGC harbors:
- the metX gene encoding homoserine O-acetyltransferase MetX; this encodes MASEIAEPVVADDRSVGIVQTQYAELFQPPAPLVLESGERLGPIRVAYETYGELSPRADNAIFVCHALTGDAHVAGRHSPDSRKSGWWDSLVGPGRTLDTDRYFVICANVLGGCQGTTGPSSIDPATDKPFGLRFPFLTVGDIVEVHQALVKSLGIETLLAVIGGSLGGMQVLEWVARHPKAVRSAICLASASRLSAQGIAFNAVGRRAIYADPNFQNGDYYMAERGPDGSRRFGEDGPRFGLALARMLAHITYLSELSIEHKFGRRLQHSDQLAYQLQRETEFQIESYLHYQGQRFVERFDANSYLYLTRAMDYFDLATKYGSLENALGRTQARFFVASYHSDWLFPMSQSREIVHALVSARRHATYLELESVFGHDSFLIEVEQLEKLLVPFLDQTYQHG